The genomic interval GTGTTATAATAAAAGGAGAAATAAACGATGGAAGAAATTAAAAAAAGCGAAGATTATATGAATATGAGCATGGCTATATCTCCCGAAAAATATTTTGACAGCAGGTTCGACGGTCAGGAGAAGCTTTTCACCGAAAAGTTTAATACCCTCCAGACGCAAATTAATTCCATCCAGACGCAAATAGAGACTTTATCCGATAGATTAGGTTCCGAAATTTCGAGGCTCGACGATAAAATAGACTTTGAAATAACCAGCCTTAAAGAAAACGAAATTAAAAATCTAAACGATAAAATGGATGCAGGATTTAAAGCGCAGAGCGAAAAATTTGAAACCAAGATAGATGCTTTAGATAAAAGGCTAACCTTCGGATTTACCGTAATATTGTCGGTACTCGGCGTTTTAACTGCGGTACTCGGTGTTTTGGTAACGCTGCATTTTATAGGACGATAGACGATAAATCAGAAAAAATAAATCGGATGCCTGACGCACAAGATATGCAACACTCCCCCATTGCCTGTTAAATAAAAACTCCCGACCGCGTCAAACGCAGTCGGGAGTAAGATACGTAGGCGGGCGCTTATGAAAGTGAAGCTTTTATGCCCGCCGGAGTGAAATAAATCTGACACCTTTAATTTTAAAACAGTCGTCCGACAGCGGCTGATATTAGGCGGGTATTCGGTAAATTTTAACGCTTTACGAATTTAAGATAGCATCCCAATAAATCGCAATTTCTGGAGCTTTCGGCATACTTAAAACCGTGCGCGGTTATAAACTCTTTATACGATTCCCTGTCTTTGCCGAAGACCTCAAATCTCGGCTCTTTAATGGATAATAAGCCGCCTGGTTTCAATACCCGGCGCAGTTCGGCGACGGCTTCTTCCTTTTTGCCAATCTCGTGAAACGAATAATATAAAAATGCTAAATCTATAGAGCCGTCCTCTACCGAATTTAAATCCGATACGCTGGACGCCCTGAAATCGACGTTTTGAAGATATCCTCTTTTTCTTTTAGCTTTTTCTATCATCTTTTTCTGAATATCTACAGAGATTACGAATCCTTCCTTTCCGACGGCTTTCGATAATGCCGGAGTAACGAAGCCGCTTCCGCATCCCGCTTCAAGAACTTTCATTCCGCTTTTAACTCCCATAATATCGACGTTTTTTTCCATGTTTTCTATCAAACTTCTAAGTTTGTTGTCGATAATAAAGGAAAAAAATGCGGGAAATAAATCGTAAGTTTTTAGTTTCATAAATATTGACGGATAGAGGGCTTTTACGATATTTTTTGCCCGGTTTTGATTTAAAATCCGGGTATTCTCGGAAACCTGTTTAATTTTGAATTTTTATAATACCATCCCCAGAATCTTTTAAGCCAGTGTCCGACGACCGGCAGCGCGATTACCGTTTCCTTATTCGTATCCCTTTTGATATAGACCGCGCCTTTGCCGTTGTCCATTACGCACAAGATATGCACGTGCTCTTTGTAGCCTTTATAATTATTCGTTCCGGCTTCTTTTTCGTTTATATTGTAAGCCGCGATACCCGCCATCATCTCGGCGACGTGCCCCTGTTTTCCCCTGAAAGGAGGCCCGTCGAGGCTGGCCGAATCGCCTATCGCGTAAATATTTTCTAAGCCCTCTACTCTTAAATAATCGTCGGTTTTTATGAATCCGGCTTCCGTGAGCGGCAGTTCCGAACCGGCAAATATCCCGTGGGCGCTTCCGGCGGGAACAAAAATAATAAGGTCGCTTTCAAGCCTTGAATCGTCTTCGAATACGACTGCGCCGTTTTCGAATCTTTTTATTTTTTTGCCTAAATATTTGTTAATTTTAAGGTCTTCGTAAAACCGGTTTAGCAGTTTATACGCTTTATCGCCCAGCCGCTTGCCCGGAGTTTCCATAGGGGCGAAGATGCTTAATTCGAAATTATGGCGCAATCCTTTATCTCTTAAGAGGTTGTCGATATTAAACAGCTCTTCGAAAGCAGGTCCGCCTCTCATAGCGGAAGGGTCTTTGGGATTTCCGCCTATTCCTACGGCTATTCTGCCTTTTCCGGCTTTAACCAATTCTGCTAATTTTTCTTTTATTTTAATCGATTCTTCCGGAGCGCCGCAAATAGAATAAGTATTTTCTATTCCTTCGGGTTTGGCTTTTCCTGCGCCGACGGCGACGACGAGATAATCAAAATCATAGGTGCCATTTTTACATAATACTTTCTTTTCTTTAGCAGAAATTTTAACCGCCGAGTCTATTATTAAATTAAATTTATGGACTGCGCTTAATTTATTTAACGGCAGCATCGCATCCTTAAAATCCAGAGCGCCGACAGGAATCCATATCGAAAGCGGATAAATATACATAAAATCCCTTTCGGAAATCAAAGTAACGTCGAAATTATATTTCTTTAGCCTTATCGCGGCTTCTACTCCCGCAAAACCGCCTCCTATAACGAGTATTTTTTTCATAATTATTCCCCCGAATAAATTAAATAATTTTATAATAATTTAATATATATCATTATTAATATATATATATATTTATTTATTATAAATGCAAATTAATTATAATGCAACAGGTATATAAAAGAATTATACCGTATATTTTTATCCTGCGATGCCGATAACTTTTAATTTGCCTATTTGTTTAACCGACTGCTTCCACATTTCTCTTTCCGCTTTTATTGCCTGTTAAACAAAAACTCCCGGCCGCGTCAAACGCAGTCGGGAGTAAAGGAATAATTAAATCTGACACCTTTATTTTGACACCTTTATTTTAAGCCTCGCTGTCCTTTGCCCTGTTGACGTAGCTTAAATCCTAGTAAGAATTTAATTAAACCGGCACTCCGCCTTGCTTTGCAGGAATACCAAGAGTTTGACGACATTCTGTATTTTACCGGATTTTCTGTATTTTCTGTATTTTGATTTAAGTTCTGACACATTTTTGTCACAGTTTTAAAAATCCAAGTGACAATTTTTGTCAATTAGTGACAATTTTTGTCATACCTTTAAATATAAGTAAAATTAAGCATTTTAAGGAATTTATTAATTAGCGGTTGACAATTTTTGTCAAATAACATATTTTAAGAAAGAATATTAATTTATTGAGATTTTATATAAGCGCTATTAAAATGAATAGGTTAAGGTAATTTTAATACTTTTTTATGCTTTGGCATAAAATATGCTTATCTATAATATAAAGTATAAAGTAAAAACAAATAAAAAAATAAAATAATTGTTTGCGGATTAAATTAACTAAATTAACATATCTAACTTTTTAAGGAGGCAGTAAAAATGAACATTAACAGATTAAAGGGAAAGAAGGGTTTCACCCTATTTTGCATATATGTAACATATTGATTTTATTAAATTATTTTAAGCATAAAATTGCTAATGGGGTTAATTTTGGGTACATATTTAAAGATTTTACTAATTAAATAAATCATTAAGCTTTAAGGAGGTAACAAAAATGAACATTAACAGATTAAAAGGAAAGAAAGGTTTTACGTTGATCGAGCTTTTAATCGTCATCGCCATTATCGGTATCTTGGCGGCGATAGCGATTCCGACGTATTTGTCATACGTCAACCGCGCAAAGGATTCGGAAGCGTCCACGAACCTTGGCGCAATTTTCACGGACGAAACGGCGTTTAACGCGACGAATTCGACTTACATCAGCGCGGGGTTAGCAGCCAATAGCGGAACAAATGCTATTACTTCATTCTCAAATACCGCAGCTACATCTACTCATCCGTTCTATGCTGTCGGCACTTCATATTATATTGACACTCCACCATTTCAATGTGTAAATTATACATTAGAAACTTACGGCGGTTACACTACGGAACCCACAGGGGGAACACAGCCGGCTGGAGCAACTCTTGTATCAGCTAAAGGCGGATTTGGAGATATTGGCTTTTTGCCTAAAGGAACATTGTATTTTTACTATGAAGTCAATTCCGCTACAGCAGCCAATACCGCTGTTCCTGTTTCAACGACTACGCCTTGGGTTACTCCTGCAAACGCTGCTTGTGGACCAGGCTATACCGCTTTAGCGGTGGCCAATTTTACAGGTTCTAATTTACAAGCTTTTGCGGTAAACGATTACACCACTAAAGCTACATTAATTACGGGAACAGCTTACTAAAAAAAAGGTGTCAGATTTATTTATAATAAAAAAAAGGTGTCAGATTTATTTATTATCTTACTCCCGACTGCGTTTGACGCAGTCGGCAAAAAAGGTGTCAGATTTATTTATTCTCTTACTCCCGACTGCGTTTGCCGTGGTCGGAAGTTTTTATTTTTATAATAGAATTAATGAAATTTATAACACTATATGGGAATGATATTAAAAAAATGTTTATAATTCTTTTACAAATCATAATAGTACCAATTATATTATTCATTCTCGGACTAGTAATTCGTCATAAATATAAATTAAAACAGGATGACAGAATAGCTCATTTTAATAAACACAAAGAAAATTTAAAATCAATTAAAATTGTATTAGAAGATGTGAATAGTAGTTTTTTAACAAATATTAATGAAATAATTAGAAGTATTAATAATAATTTGTCAGCTACTTTTAATCTTCGTTATGAGCCTGATGTTGAAAAGACGAAAAGTGATTTAGCAACGGCTTGTAAAATGACTTTCAATTACGAATATTTTTTAAATAATTTTTCTATATTAAATTATAGTTACAATAAAGGGAATTTTTTAATTAATACCGTTAACCCCAATTCTTCTAACTTGGATTATAAACCTAAGATTGATAAAAAATTGTATGCCGATATAGAAAACCATTTTAAAGAACTATCAGATAAACTTAAAGATTTTGAGAGAGAGGCAAAGAGCGTTATACCTGACTTTATTAAAAATGTCTGTGAAATTTTGCAACTTATATATATGGAAATAGAAAAAACAAAAGAACAAAATAAAGAAAATAGAGATATGTATTATTTATTACCGAGACATGATTATGCAATCTCAATTTTTTATGATTTAATTAAATTACAGGATCCCAATAATTCTTTTGGAAAGATTCCTGAAAACTCGATAAATGATTACAATATTATATCTTATAATTGTAATAATAAATTGGAAGAAAAGCTTAAAGAATTTCAATCTAATTTAGGCAAACTTAATAAATCAGAAGACATAGGCGAAGATTGTATTGATATAATAGACGGATTGATAAATACGGGAGCAAATAAATTTAAGGGAAAGTGCAAATTAATTTAATTAAAGTCAGATTTAATTATTCATTTATTCCCGACTGCGTTTGACGCGGTCGGGGGTTTTTATTTATAGAATATTGTCAATATTGTAGAAGGAGGCACAGGCACTATGAGTAAACCTTATTGGTTTTTAAATAGTATAACTTTTATACTTGCTTTTATGGGAATGATTATTTTTTTTGCTCCCGCTAAGTCTTTTGCTTATAATAATAATACATTGATACCATCGCAGACAATATATCGAATTCGCGCAGGTGCGGCTGAATCTATTAAATTTAAAGTTTATAGCAACGAAATATTAAGGGGTAGCTTTATTACCACCGAAAATATAACAGTTTATCTTTTAACTCCGTACGAATATTTTAGGCTTGGACAGTATCCTTTTTCATATATTGATACTACTGGTAAAGTTAGGCAGGGAAGTATCCAATGGTTAGTTAATCCTGGAACTTACTATCTTGTTTTTGATAATAGAAATATAATATTAGAAACAAATGTTATGATACAAAGTTCATTTGAATTGTCTAGCGAATAAAAAGGGTGCCAGATTTATTTATTCTCTTACTCCCGACTGCGTTTGCCGTGGTCGGGAGTTTTTATTTTTTTATTTATTTTTTATATAATCGTTATGATATAATTTAACATTTGCGTAATACTTATGGAATTTTAATTAAATTATAAAAAGAAAAGAAAATACGATGAAAAAATCGTTTCTTTCAAACATTTCGATAATTTTCCTCTATTTCTTAATATGGGTATATATGACATACCCTTTAATCCTGCATTTTTCGTCCGTTATGCCCGGAAACGGCGGGGACGAATACTTAATGGCTTGGTTTTTCTGGGAGTTTTACCGTTCCGTTTTTATTCTTCACAAACTGCCCTATTTTACGCATTTAGTTTATTACCCGCACGGCGTTCCTTTATATGTTACGACCGCCATGCCCGTTAACGCCGTAATAGCTTCCGTAATATATTTTTTTACAAAAAACTTAATACTTTCGTTTAACGTTCTTTTCTTAGCGGCTTCTATTTTAAACGCGTATTTTGCTTATCTTTTAGCCTATGATACGGTCTGCAGCAGAACCGCTTCGTTTTTTGCGGGTCTTATATTTGCGTTTTCTCCTATTTTAATAGAGCAGGCAAGGTGGGGGGATATAAACATCTGGAGCGCATACGGTATTCCTTTATATATACTATTTTTTAACAGGCTTTATAGAAACCCTAACCTAAAAAACGCCCTGCTCGCGGCTCTGGGGCTTTTTTTAGCCACGTATGCCGGTTTTTACGAGTTTACCGCAATTTTATTTTTATATTCCGTATTTTTTATTTTATATAAATATATTTCAAACTACTCGGATTATAGAAAGTCTTTAATAAAAGGTCCTGAAAGTTCCAAACCTGTAAACGATATAAGCCGTAAAATAAAATCCCTGCTGAATAATCCCGCGCTTAACCGGCGGTATTTAAAATATCTATCGGTAATGATTTTATCTTTTGTTATAGTATCGTCGCCTTTGCTTCTGCCCGCTTTTTATTATGTATATTTTAAACCGCGTCTTTTAAACTTTAATCCCAATCTTTTCTGGTCTAAGGCATATTCCTCGACCATAATAAGCTTTTTTACGCCGCCGTTTTATAACCGTCTGCTGATTAATTTTACCAAAGCGATTTATTTTAACGGGATTTACCCCATTATGTACAGGGGCGCAAATTCCGTTGATTTTTTAGGATATATCCCGCTTGTATTTTTTATAATAGCGGTAATAAAAATGAAAAGCGTTAAAGATAAGGAATTAAAATTCTATCTATCCGCTTTTATATTATTCGTATTAATGAGCCTGTCCCCTTTAATCCATATCGTAAACAACATAAGGGTATTCGACCCGTTTGTGTATTTATTGGATATTATGCCGGTTATTAAAGATATTCAGGAGTCCGGCAGGTATATGATAATAGGGTATCTGTTTTTCGGGATAGTATGCGCATACGGGATTAAGGCGTTTTTTGATTATTTAGGCGGTAAAATTAAAACAAACGAGAGAGCGGGCGGAAGCATTAAAAAAGCTTTAAGCGGGATTATGGTTATATTGATTTTTGCGGGGACTCTTGCGGGATACTCCGCCAGTCCGTTCGAGATGAGGGCGGAAAAGGCATCGAGAGGCGTATATATTCTTAAAAAAGAGCCTTACGGGGCGGTATTGACTATTCCTTTTATGCAGGGCGGGTTTAAAATGTACGAACAGACTATTTACGATAAGCCGATGATAGGCGGCTATATAATAAGATACGGTTTCCACGACCTTTACAAAAAATACCTGCCCCAGAGGTTTTACAGCCTTAAAGGTATTCATTACAACGGAAACGGCATTAATCAGATTGTTATAAACAGGCTCGGCGACCCGTCCGATATTGCAAGAAATTTTAAATACCTTAAAGTAATCGGGGTAAGATATATTATAATTAAAAAAAATCTTCTTTCCCAGGAATACGGCTGGGACAAGAAGCGGGCAAAAGAAGTATTGCGCGGATTAAAGCCGGACGGCTCTATTTTGAGCGTTATATATAACGGAAAAAATATTATGATATTAAAACTTAAATTTTAACAATTATGAAAATATGAAAAAGATTTTAAAAGCAAGTTTGATTTTCGTCTTTGCCTTAGCCGTTTTCGGGCTCTGGCTTATTGCTCTTTTTCACATTTCAAGCCTGTGGAGAGGGGATTCCGATAACGCTTATTTAGTTATAGCCGGAAACGCCATAGCCAAAGGAAATTATATTTTACGGGGATATTATCTGTCCCAGCTTGACCCGTTTTATTCCATAGATATGTTTGTTAATGCCGCCTTTGTTAAACTGCTTGGTTTTAGACCGCTGATAATGCACGCAGTCCCCGTCTTTTTATATGCCGTATTTATTTTAATAGCCTGTTTTTATATTCCGCGTGAAAAAGACGAAGTAAACGGCAACGCCGGCTTAATATTTAAAACCGGTTTATTTTTATTCATAATTTTTTTGGTATTTCCTTCAAGAGGTTTAGCTTTCTGGGCGCTTCAGGAAGGCATGCATCTTTCCGCCGTTATCGTTTCTCTTTTAGTTTTCCTATTAATTAATAAATTTTTAAAAACGGCTTCGCGTTTATCTTATTTATTTTTAACGGTAGCTTTTATAATTTTAACCGCCGGTTTTGCAAACGATAACGTAAACGTCGTAATTTGCGGAGTTCCTTTGATAGTTTTAAACATTGTTTTTATTGCCAAAGAAGTTATTGGAAAAGACGAAAATTATAACAATATCGGTAAGTATCTGCTTATAGTTTTATCCGTTATAACAGCTTATCTGCTTAAGGAGTTAATATTTTTAGCAATTAAGGCTGACGGCGGTTTTGTAACTGTTCCTTCAAGGCTTTCCATAGCCTTCGTCCGTTTAAAATTTTTCGTAAAAAACTTTTATTTTTATATAAACGGAATGTTAAATCTTTTGGGAATAAAAGTATTCGGCAAAAATCTATTTTCATTAAAAACAGTTATAGAAATTTTTAAGATTACGGGTTTCATTATATTTATATACGGAATTAAAACTACGGTAAAAAAAGTAAAAGAATTTAAAGATGATGATTTTCTGGATATTTTACTGTTAGGCGGAATGCTATTTATGTCTTTAGGTTTTTTAATGAGTCAAATTCCCGTAAATAAGGCTTCTTCCAGATATTTAATGCCAGTAGCAGTTTTCGGATTTATTCTTATTATAAGAAATTTTGGATACGTAATAAACGGCTTTATGAAAAATAAAACCTTAGATATTATAAAGAAAGACGGCGTAAAAGTTAAAAATTTTAAACCTGTTTTTTTAGAAATCTCCGTCGCCTTCGTTTTCATGATTTACGCCGGTTCGTTTACCTTAAATTCTTTAGCCGTTATTCCAAAAAGTCCGGTCAGGCCTTTAGGGAAATGGCTCATAAGGCATAATTTAACATACGGTTACGGAACTTACTGGGATAGTTCTATAATTACGCTTAAAACCAAAGGTAAAGTAAAAGTTAGGCAGTTAATTTCCGGCGGTAACGGAATAGTTCCGTATAGATGGCTTTGCAATAAGAAATGGTATAAAGAGAAAGGATTTTT from Candidatus Acidulodesulfobacterium acidiphilum carries:
- a CDS encoding class I SAM-dependent methyltransferase, whose protein sequence is MKLKTYDLFPAFFSFIIDNKLRSLIENMEKNVDIMGVKSGMKVLEAGCGSGFVTPALSKAVGKEGFVISVDIQKKMIEKAKRKRGYLQNVDFRASSVSDLNSVEDGSIDLAFLYYSFHEIGKKEEAVAELRRVLKPGGLLSIKEPRFEVFGKDRESYKEFITAHGFKYAESSRNCDLLGCYLKFVKR
- a CDS encoding sulfide:quinone reductase, with protein sequence MKKILVIGGGFAGVEAAIRLKKYNFDVTLISERDFMYIYPLSIWIPVGALDFKDAMLPLNKLSAVHKFNLIIDSAVKISAKEKKVLCKNGTYDFDYLVVAVGAGKAKPEGIENTYSICGAPEESIKIKEKLAELVKAGKGRIAVGIGGNPKDPSAMRGGPAFEELFNIDNLLRDKGLRHNFELSIFAPMETPGKRLGDKAYKLLNRFYEDLKINKYLGKKIKRFENGAVVFEDDSRLESDLIIFVPAGSAHGIFAGSELPLTEAGFIKTDDYLRVEGLENIYAIGDSASLDGPPFRGKQGHVAEMMAGIAAYNINEKEAGTNNYKGYKEHVHILCVMDNGKGAVYIKRDTNKETVIALPVVGHWLKRFWGWYYKNSKLNRFPRIPGF
- a CDS encoding prepilin-type N-terminal cleavage/methylation domain-containing protein — encoded protein: MNINRLKGKKGFTLIELLIVIAIIGILAAIAIPTYLSYVNRAKDSEASTNLGAIFTDETAFNATNSTYISAGLAANSGTNAITSFSNTAATSTHPFYAVGTSYYIDTPPFQCVNYTLETYGGYTTEPTGGTQPAGATLVSAKGGFGDIGFLPKGTLYFYYEVNSATAANTAVPVSTTTPWVTPANAACGPGYTALAVANFTGSNLQAFAVNDYTTKATLITGTAY